The following are encoded in a window of Longimicrobium terrae genomic DNA:
- a CDS encoding AMP-dependent synthetase/ligase, with protein sequence MRKANTLVPLQPVERDTIPRIFFGGIDRHHRDQAMMYRAGGKWLTLSHAEIETRVTRLAAALSDLGVGTGSRVVILSENRPEWAIADFAVTGLGAIDVPIYPTLPANQVEYIVRDCGASVVFVSNADQAAKIAEIRANLPDVQHVIAFDGKGEGVTPLDDVLKAGETAIAAGRFIEFRERALALGRDEVATLIYTSGTTGNPKGVMLTHFNLASNVAGCLQHGLGDIIHPGDTTLSFLPLSHVFERMVDYLYWDVGTCTAYTSVDTVADDLGEVRPMIAVSVPRLFEKIYSKVVSATGIKAHIVSWAKGVGLRVADLRVQGRRPSGLLGVQYGIADKLVFSKLRERTGGRLRSFVSGGAPLSPEIARFFLGAGLPVYEGYGLTETSPVIAVNKPDAIQVGSVGRPIPGVEVRIADGSGEILTRGPHVMKGYWNNDEATREAVDADGWFHTGDIGELTDDGFLRITDRLKNIIVTAGGKNVAPAPMENVAVMSPYVSQAVIIGDRRAFPVILVVPEWENLRPWAAQQGITATDVDALAAEPRVREFLEKEALGGLAEYAKYERPKKVAVIAHEFTIDNGMLTPTLKVRRKAVEKEYAAVIEELYAGSSAGKV encoded by the coding sequence ATGCGCAAGGCGAACACCCTGGTTCCGCTGCAGCCGGTGGAGCGCGACACCATTCCGCGCATCTTCTTCGGCGGCATCGACCGGCACCACCGCGACCAGGCCATGATGTACCGGGCTGGCGGTAAGTGGCTTACGCTGTCGCACGCGGAAATCGAAACGCGCGTCACCCGGCTCGCCGCCGCGCTGTCGGATCTGGGCGTGGGGACGGGGTCGCGCGTCGTCATCCTGTCGGAAAACCGCCCGGAGTGGGCCATCGCCGACTTCGCCGTCACCGGGCTGGGCGCCATCGACGTCCCCATCTACCCCACCCTTCCCGCCAACCAGGTGGAGTACATCGTCCGGGACTGCGGGGCCTCGGTGGTGTTCGTGAGCAACGCGGACCAGGCCGCCAAGATCGCCGAAATCCGCGCCAACCTCCCGGACGTGCAGCACGTAATCGCCTTTGACGGCAAGGGTGAGGGCGTGACACCGCTCGACGACGTCCTCAAGGCCGGCGAAACCGCCATCGCCGCGGGACGCTTCATCGAGTTCCGCGAGCGGGCGCTGGCGCTGGGCCGCGACGAGGTGGCCACCCTCATCTACACCAGCGGCACGACGGGAAATCCCAAGGGGGTGATGCTCACCCACTTCAACCTGGCGTCAAACGTGGCGGGGTGCCTGCAGCACGGGCTGGGCGACATCATCCACCCGGGCGACACGACGCTTTCGTTTCTGCCGCTGTCGCACGTATTTGAGCGGATGGTGGACTACCTGTACTGGGACGTCGGCACCTGCACCGCCTACACCAGCGTGGACACCGTGGCCGACGACCTGGGCGAGGTGCGCCCCATGATCGCCGTCTCCGTTCCGCGCCTGTTCGAAAAAATCTACAGCAAGGTGGTGAGCGCCACGGGAATCAAGGCGCACATCGTCAGCTGGGCCAAGGGCGTGGGGCTGCGCGTAGCGGACCTGCGGGTGCAGGGGCGCAGGCCGTCCGGGCTGCTGGGCGTGCAGTACGGGATCGCCGACAAGCTGGTGTTCAGCAAGCTGCGCGAGCGCACGGGCGGGCGGCTGCGCAGCTTCGTCAGCGGCGGCGCGCCGCTGAGCCCGGAGATCGCGCGCTTCTTTCTGGGCGCCGGCCTTCCCGTCTACGAGGGATACGGGCTGACCGAAACGTCTCCCGTCATCGCCGTCAACAAGCCGGACGCCATCCAGGTGGGCAGCGTGGGGCGGCCCATCCCCGGCGTGGAGGTGCGCATCGCGGATGGTTCGGGCGAGATCCTGACCCGCGGGCCGCACGTGATGAAGGGCTACTGGAACAACGACGAGGCCACGCGCGAGGCCGTGGACGCCGACGGCTGGTTCCACACCGGAGACATCGGCGAGCTGACGGATGACGGGTTTCTGCGGATTACGGACCGGCTCAAGAACATCATCGTGACGGCGGGCGGCAAGAACGTGGCGCCCGCGCCCATGGAGAACGTCGCGGTGATGTCGCCTTATGTGAGCCAGGCGGTGATCATCGGCGACCGGCGCGCGTTCCCCGTCATCCTGGTGGTCCCCGAGTGGGAGAACCTGCGCCCCTGGGCCGCGCAGCAGGGGATCACGGCGACAGACGTGGATGCGCTGGCCGCGGAGCCGCGCGTGCGCGAGTTTCTGGAAAAGGAGGCGCTGGGCGGATTGGCGGAATACGCCAAGTACGAGCGTCCCAAGAAGGTCGCCGTGATCGCGCACGAGTTCACGATCGACAACGGGATGCTGACGCCCACGCTCAAGGTGCGGCGCAAGGCGGTGGAAAAGGAGTATGCGGCCGTGATCGAGGAGCTGTACGCTGGGAGCAGCGCCGGCAAGGTGTGA